One window of Amaranthus tricolor cultivar Red isolate AtriRed21 chromosome 11, ASM2621246v1, whole genome shotgun sequence genomic DNA carries:
- the LOC130826896 gene encoding uncharacterized protein LOC130826896 produces MESSAAISDTHRERDRDRDRDRDRDRDRERDRGTSGNLSSRRYRVHFSAANFIRSPISTLLEYSGILRPRVGSTTSHETDSLVRPTSPPPILDSSNNISGGIGGGAGAGGEVSIRIIGSTEHDHDRVDPAITSSNNSSEVSIPPVSIAVSSTTPAAAVDAQDDPNIGDSLAGVSNYSSSSADAEAAADGAVANNRDANYQRYDIQQAARWIEQVLPFSLLLLVVFIRQHLQGFFVTIWIAVFMFKSNDILRKQTALKGERKMPVLVGICTLFTLHVAGVYWWYRNDDLLYPLIMLPPKEIPPFWHAVFIIMVNDTLVRQAAMVVKCLLLMYYKNSRGRNYRRQGQMLTLVEYLLLLYRALLPTPVWYRFFLNKEYGSFFSSLMTGLYLTFKLTSVVEKVQSFFTAVKALSRKEIHYGAYATSEQVTAAGDMCAICQEKMHAPILLRCKHIFCEDCVSEWFERERTCPLCRALVKPADLKSFGDGSTSLFFQLF; encoded by the exons ATGGAATCGTCTGCTGCAATTTCCGACACCCACAGGGAAAGAGATAGAGATAGAGATAGAGATAGAGATAGAGATAGAGATAGAGAAAGGGATAGAGGGACATCCGGAAATTTAAGTTCAAGAAGATACAGGGTGCACTTCTCGGCTGCCAATTTCATACGTTCTCCGATCTCAACCCTTTTGGAGTATTCCGGTATCTTACGTCCCCGGGTGGGCTCAACTACGTCCCATGAAACAGACTCCCTTGTCAGACCTACCTCTCCTCCCCCCATTCTAGATTCATCTAATAACATCAGTGGCGGCATTGGAGGAGGCGCCGGTGCTGGTGGTGAGGTTTCTATTCGCATTATTGGTTCGACTGAGCATGACCATGACAGAGTAGACCCCGCTATCACCTCTTCCAACAACTCATCTGAGGTTTCTATCCCTCCTGTTTCCATTGCCGTGTCCTCTACTACGCCTGCTGCAGCAGTGGATGCCCAAGATGATCCAAACATTGGGGACTCTCTTGCGGGGGTTTCAAACTACTCTAGTTCTAGTGCTGATGCTGAGGCCGCTGCTGATGGTGCTGTTGCAAACAATCGTGATGCTAATTATCAACGTTACGACATTCAACAGGCTGCTCGCTGGATTGAGCAGGTTCTGCCTTTCTCCTTGCTCCTGCTCGTTGTTTTTATTCGCCAACATTTGCAAG GTTTTTTCGTGACTATTTGGATTGCTGTTTTTATGTTCAAGTCAAATGACATCCTGCGTAAGCAAACTGCTCTTAAG GGAGAGAGGAAAATGCCAGTTCTGGTTGGTATCTGTACTTTGTTCACTCTTCATGTTGCTGGTGTTTACTGGTGGTATCGAAATGACGATCTTCTCTATCCACTGATTATGCTTCCTCCAAAAGAGATACCTCCCTTCTGGCATGCTGTTTTTATCATCATGGTCAATG ATACCTTGGTACGCCAGGCAGCTATGGTTGTTAAATGCCTTCTCCTTATGTATTACAAAAATAGCAGAGGAAGAAATTACCGTAGGCAG GGACAAATGTTGACTTTGGTGGAGTATTTGTTGCTTCTTTATCGTGCATTATTGCCAACTCCAGTTTGGTACAGATTCTTTCTGAACAAAGAATATGGAAGCTTCTTTTCGTCATTAATGACCGGATTGTATTTGACTTTTAAGCTCACTTCTGTTGTTGAAAAG GTTCAATCATTTTTTACGGCAGTCAAGGCTTTGTCACGCAAAGAGATCCATTATGGGGCTTATGCAACATCAGAGCAG gttactgcAGCAGGGGATATGTGTGCTATTTGCCAGGAAAAGATGCATGCTCCTATCCTACTTCGTTGTAAACACATTTTTTGTGAAGATTGTGTGTCAGAGTG GTTTGAACGGGAAAGAACATGTCCTTTATGCAGGGCATTGGTGAAGCCAGCGGATCTAAAATCTTTTGGTGATGGATCAACTAGCCTATTTTTCCAGTTATTCTGA
- the LOC130826897 gene encoding uncharacterized protein LOC130826897, giving the protein MAYRRRVGMTRSSFKEEHTNSPFEEDVEEEDDQTSNRNINPKKKDDDHSYSLGARATRASAAHRDSSGYANAYAADPSFLSHPHHRDLQSSHSFSKGSILSEVSPLKNSNDTKYGFWGILATKAKSILEEENQIESSPTKIKFQLNNYESTSTHQVYQSRQSSETGAKPIDNARLRKRLDAITSSLNHLGDTLGTAFEEGRTIMEHKTADIIQETRNRTADFIQETRKLQLRRRGGTSNSSDQATVVHNTSWQRPVVQPVQSNSLTNQETQLKASRDVATATAAKAKVLLRELKTVKADLAFAKERCAQLEEENKRLRESRDKGDSPADDLIRLQLETLLAEKGRLAHENSIYARENRFLREIVEYHQLTMQDVVYLDEGTEEVTQVYPFSVDDAKLIPSTPTSPIFLDFFPEVSTLSLPPNMKEHSAETPKEVLTRTSSLLSASSPSIKKSNKAESSEISSSTLLVDGEETNALCHREAPTCTNEP; this is encoded by the exons ATGGCGTATAGGAGAAGAGTAGGGATGACGAGATCATCCTTTAAAGAGGAACACACCAATTCTCCTTTTGAAGAAGATGTAGAAGAGGAAGATGATCAAACTTCAAATCGTAATATTAATCCGAAAAAGAAAGATGATGATCATTCTTATTCGTTGGGTGCTCGAGCAACCAGAGCATCGGCTGCTCATCGAGATTCTTCTGGATACGCAAACGCTTATGCTGCTGATCCTTCTTTTCTATCTCATCCTCACCATCGTGACTTGCAATCATCCCATTCCTTTTCCAAG GGATCAATTCTTTCTGAGGTCTCTCCATTGAAGAACTCCAATGACACAAAATACGGCTTTTGGGGTATTCTTGCCACCAAAGCCAAATCAATCCTTGAAGAGGAAAATCAGATTGAGTCTTCTCCTACAAAGATCAAGTTTCAACTCAATAACTATGAATCTACCTCGACTCATCAG GTGTACCAATCCCGCCAATCTTCAGAAACTGGTGCTAAGCCGATTGATAATGCTAGACTCCGAAAGCGCCTTGATGCCATCACTTCTTCTCTTAATCACCTTGGCGATACACTTGGAACTGCTTTTGAG GAAGGTCGTACAATCATGGAGCACAAAACTGCTGATATCATCCAAGAAACTCGCAATAGGACAGCAGATTTCATCCAAGAGACACGCAAACTCCAACTTCGGAGAAGAGGAGGCACTTCAAATTCTTCTGATCAGGCAACTGTTGTGCACAACACTTCGTGGCAGCGTCCTGTGGTTCAACCTGTGCAGTCAAATTCACTCACCAATCAAGAAACTCAACTCAAGGCATCTCGCGAC GTTGCAACGGCAACTGCTGCCAAAGCGAAAGTTCTTCTACGAGAGCTCAAAACTGTGAAAGCTGATCTAGCATTTGCAAAGGAACGTTGTGCACAATTGGAAGAAGAAAATAAGCGACTTCGAGAGAGTCGGGATAAAGGAGACAGCCCTGCTGATGATCTG ATACGACTGCAGCTGGAAACTCTTTTGGCTGAGAAGGGCCGTTTGGCTCACGAAAACTCCATATATGCACGTGAAAATCGGTTTCTCCGAGAAATTGTTGAATATCACCAACTAACTATGCAGGACGTTGTCTATTTGGATGAGGGGACTGAAGAAGTCACTCAAGTCTACCCCTTCTCTGTTGATGATGCTAAGTTGATTCCTAGTACCCCAACATCACCaatatttcttgatttttttccaGAAGTTTCAACCCTTAGCTTGCCTCCTAACATGAAGGAGCATTCAGCGGAAACTCCAAAAGAAGTGTTGACAAGAACATCATCGTTATTGTCTGCATCCTCACCTTCtataaaaaaatctaacaaGGCAGAGTCCTCTGAAATTTCAAGCTCTACACTGTTAGTGGATGGTGAAGAGACAAATGCTTTGTGCCATAGAGAAGCACCAACTTGTACAAATGAACCTTAA
- the LOC130826900 gene encoding uncharacterized protein LOC130826900, whose translation MSKELFGPPLCNSDNNQDDLVTFFSAAHYSSTYPLRSYKKNDGAPDFHKDHLKDDESWLPDKSTLELVLDTLQRKDAYDIFAEPVDPAEVEEYYEIIKEPMDFGTMRAKLHESMYKNLQQFKHDIYLIFGNALHFNSSNTVYFRQARILDELARKVFHVLETDPENFKLEFSTTRRRSSRRFDGELSSFTSASCRNQARDSTDLRQKAGNKRQTSACAYERRSTYKPGMCLQDKPSSIISPIYGTKPLTRANEADVGFKESLMLFVKDLGPTAGRVAERKLQELKMQGMSSLDMKNKDSKTAQDTRKLREAGTSKEGPAIDKVKWTERARANTEMSYYGNRITTSMSMNLPVAVKELKQTQVGNLDLNQTRVLNSQTASASTLQLHHHLCSLPHASTTTSQLLNNMNMSPSLSTCFLFGIPLSTYSSLNINMP comes from the exons ATGTCAAAAGAGTTGTTTGGGCCACCATTATGCAACTCTGATAACAACCAAGATGACCTTGTGACATTCTTCTCTGCCGCACATTATTCCAGTACATATCCACTCCGCAG cTACAAGAAGAATGATGGAGCACCAGATTTTCATAAAGATCATTTGAAAGATG ATGAGTCATGGTTACCTGATAAAAGCACCTTAGAGCTTGTTCTAGATACATTACAGAG GAAAGATGCATATGACATTTTTGCTGAGCCAGTTGATCCTGCTGAG GTTGAAGAATACTACGAAATAATTAAAGAGCCTATGGATTTTGGCACCATGAGAGCTAAACTTCATGAAAGCATGTACAAGAATCTTCAACAATTCAAG CAtgatatatatttgatatttggGAATGCTCTGCATTTTAACTCCTCAAATACGGTGTACTTCAGACAG GCCCGTATTTTGGATGAATTAGCAAGGAAGGTTTTCCATGTTCTGGAAACTGATCCTGAAAATTTTAAACTGGAATTCAGTACGACAAGGAGAAGATCAAGTAGAAGATTTGATGGTGAACTTAGTAGTTTCACTTCTGCCTCCTGCAGGAACCAAGCAAGAGATTCTACTGATCTTCGTCAAAAAGCTG GTAATAAAAGACAAACTAGTGCTTGTGCGTATGAACGGCGTTCTACATACAAACCCGGGATGTGcttgcaagacaaaccaagttcaaTTATTTCACCTATATATGGCACAAAACCACTTACACGG GCAAATGAGGCAGATGTTGGATTCAAAGAAAGCTTAATGTTGTTCGTAAAAGATTTAGGACCAACTGCTGGTAGGGTGGCGGAAAGGAAGTTGCAAGAATTAAAGATGCAGGGCATGAGTAGCCTtgatatgaaaaataaagattCAAAAACAGCGCAGGATACAAGAAAACTAAGAGAAGCGGGCACAAGTAAAGAGGGTCCCGCGATAGACAAGGTTAAGTGGACTGAAAGAGCCAGAGCCAATACAGAGATGAGTTACTATGGGAATAGGATTACAACAAGTATGAGTATGAATCTTCCAGTGGCAGTGAAGGAGTTGAAGCAGACTCAGGTTGGCAACTTGGACTTGAATCAGACTCGGGTCTTAAATTCTCAAACTGCATCTGCGTCTACATTGCAGTTGCACCACCATCTTTGTTCTCTACCTCATGCTTCAACAACAACTTCTCAACTACTCAATAATATGAATATGTCACCATCACTCTCTACATGCTTCCTTTTCGGGATTCCTTTGTCAACGTACTCATCACTCAATATAAATATGCCTTAG